Proteins from a genomic interval of Deinococcus reticulitermitis:
- a CDS encoding metal ABC transporter permease has translation MNLTDFLTDYTLRHVALGSALLGVTGGVIGAFTMLRRQSLLGDAVAHAALPGVCLAFLLTGSKAPLWLLLGGGLSGWLGALAVITVLKYTRLSEDAALGTMLSALFGFGIALLTFIAGSGNANQAGLDKFLFGQAATIVAADVAVMGVLAAAGLGTVALLFKEFKLLSFDSMYAHTLGYPTGRLGALLTSLTVIAVMVGLQIVGVVLMAAMLIAPAAAARQWTDRLGRMLLISAVFGALSGVIGALISASITNLPTGPVIVLVASGLLLLSLLFAPRRGLLWARGAALRRSRALREALGRGVRP, from the coding sequence GTGAACCTGACCGACTTCCTGACGGACTACACCCTGCGCCACGTCGCCCTGGGAAGCGCGCTGCTCGGCGTGACCGGCGGGGTGATCGGGGCCTTCACCATGCTGCGCCGTCAAAGCCTGCTGGGTGACGCGGTGGCGCACGCCGCGCTGCCGGGTGTCTGCCTGGCTTTCTTGCTCACGGGCAGCAAGGCCCCGCTGTGGCTGCTGCTCGGCGGCGGCCTGAGCGGCTGGCTCGGGGCCCTGGCGGTCATCACGGTGCTCAAATACACCCGCTTGAGTGAAGACGCCGCCCTCGGCACCATGCTCTCGGCGCTGTTCGGATTCGGGATCGCTCTGCTGACCTTCATCGCAGGCAGCGGAAACGCCAACCAGGCTGGCCTGGACAAATTCCTCTTCGGGCAGGCCGCCACCATCGTCGCGGCGGACGTGGCCGTTATGGGGGTGCTGGCCGCCGCCGGGCTGGGGACGGTGGCCCTGCTCTTCAAAGAGTTCAAGCTGCTGTCTTTCGATTCCATGTACGCCCACACGCTCGGGTACCCCACCGGGCGCCTGGGAGCGTTGCTCACCTCCCTGACGGTCATCGCGGTGATGGTCGGGCTGCAAATCGTGGGGGTGGTCCTGATGGCGGCCATGCTGATCGCTCCCGCCGCCGCCGCCCGGCAGTGGACGGACCGCCTGGGCCGCATGCTGTTGATCAGTGCCGTGTTCGGCGCCCTGTCAGGTGTGATCGGAGCGCTGATCTCCGCAAGCATCACCAACCTGCCCACCGGTCCGGTCATCGTTCTGGTGGCCAGTGGGCTGCTGCTGCTCTCGCTGCTCTTCGCGCCCAGACGCGGGCTGCTGTGGGCCAGGGGCGCGGCCCTGCGCCGCAGTCGGGCGCTGCGTGAGGCGCTCGGCCGGGGCGTTCGCCCATGA
- a CDS encoding GTP-binding protein — translation MTHAPLKLVVSGPVGAGKTTFVQTLSQTPVVATEAEASEDIGKASTTVAFDFGTLHLDGQDVHLYGTPGQDRFSFMWEVLCEGALGLVLLVAGDRPQDFLHARNILEFITSRIPVPFLVGVTRQDQPRVWHPADVALYFGLPEEQVVGLNATDPLQAQLLLARLLEFTLASQLRP, via the coding sequence ATGACGCACGCCCCTCTGAAACTCGTCGTGTCCGGTCCGGTGGGTGCGGGCAAGACGACCTTTGTCCAGACCCTCTCCCAGACGCCGGTCGTCGCCACCGAGGCCGAGGCCAGCGAGGACATCGGCAAGGCCAGCACCACCGTCGCCTTCGACTTCGGCACCCTGCACCTCGACGGTCAGGACGTCCACCTCTACGGCACCCCCGGGCAGGACCGCTTCAGCTTCATGTGGGAAGTGCTGTGCGAAGGCGCGCTTGGCCTGGTCCTGCTCGTGGCCGGAGACCGTCCCCAGGACTTCCTGCACGCCCGCAACATCCTGGAATTCATCACCAGCCGTATCCCGGTGCCTTTCCTCGTCGGTGTAACCCGGCAGGACCAGCCGCGCGTGTGGCACCCCGCCGACGTGGCCCTGTACTTCGGCCTGCCCGAGGAGCAGGTGGTGGGCCTCAACGCCACCGATCCGCTCCAGGCCCAGCTGCTGCTTGCCCGCCTGCTCGAATTCACCCTCGCTTCTCAACTGCGGCCCTGA
- a CDS encoding cupin domain-containing protein yields the protein MTTQAQARSVGPADGRVLVNPIGGRMVLKIPDALTAGAYSVHDNLLPPHSPGPRPHLQRDHEETFYVLEGELTVQVEGETIQAGAGAFVVIPRGLVHQPSNRTAHETRVLLIFSPGGMDHFFVEAAEGHYPLQARPKTAEQQARLEAFTERYGYRFADVSDAGKRDV from the coding sequence ATGACCACACAAGCGCAGGCCCGCAGCGTAGGTCCGGCGGACGGCCGCGTCCTCGTCAACCCCATCGGGGGACGGATGGTTCTCAAGATTCCTGATGCCCTGACGGCGGGGGCCTACTCCGTTCACGACAATCTCCTCCCGCCCCACTCGCCCGGCCCGCGACCCCATCTGCAGCGTGACCACGAAGAAACCTTTTACGTGCTCGAGGGGGAGTTGACCGTTCAGGTGGAGGGCGAGACGATCCAGGCGGGGGCCGGGGCGTTCGTGGTGATTCCACGGGGGCTGGTGCATCAGCCGTCCAACCGGACCGCGCACGAGACCCGGGTGCTGCTGATCTTCTCTCCGGGTGGGATGGACCACTTCTTCGTGGAGGCGGCTGAAGGCCATTACCCCTTGCAGGCCAGGCCGAAAACTGCCGAGCAGCAGGCCCGGCTGGAAGCGTTCACGGAGCGCTACGGGTATAGGTTCGCGGACGTTTCAGACGCGGGGAAGAGGGACGTCTGA
- a CDS encoding SDR family oxidoreductase, with protein MRGLTKSVALDLGTAGVRCDSVHPGLIKTPMTSGLPQPQKHVAMRRAGEPVEIANLVVFLASDESSFSTGAEFVADGGEVAGLAPGALD; from the coding sequence GTGCGCGGCCTGACCAAATCGGTGGCGCTCGACCTGGGCACGGCGGGCGTGCGCTGCGACTCGGTGCACCCCGGCCTGATCAAGACGCCCATGACCTCGGGGCTGCCGCAGCCGCAAAAGCACGTGGCGATGCGCCGCGCCGGCGAGCCGGTCGAGATCGCCAACCTCGTGGTGTTCCTGGCGAGCGACGAGTCGAGCTTCTCCACCGGAGCAGAATTTGTGGCCGACGGCGGCGAGGTGGCTGGCCTCGCCCCGGGTGCCCTGGACTGA
- a CDS encoding metal ABC transporter permease — protein MIAADLVIVLTAALVATAGSLLGVFLVLRGQSMLSDAISHAVLPGIVGAFWLSGGTATLPALIGAAAMGLLTVLSVELLTRSGRVKVDAAIGVVFPLLFSVGVILVSLFFRNVHLDLDAVLYGEIAYAPLNTVIFLGRELPESLLLMGTLALLNALFVGLLYKELKISTFDAGLAATLGFVPGALHYALMTLLSFTTVGAFQSVGAILIVAFVIIPPACAFLLTRKLGRMLGVAVLIGVLSSALGYALALWLDTSIAGMIASVLGAVFALCLLFSPDQGVLTTLIRRARQREAFTARLLLTALHGYATPPTVSEIARRLDWDEVRTRRALGYARRAGWVKMEGEQVERLESAPAPGL, from the coding sequence ATGATCGCCGCCGACCTCGTCATCGTCCTGACTGCGGCGCTGGTCGCCACGGCGGGCAGCCTGCTGGGGGTGTTTCTGGTGCTGCGCGGCCAGAGCATGCTCAGTGACGCCATCAGTCACGCGGTGCTGCCTGGCATCGTGGGCGCCTTCTGGCTTTCGGGCGGCACCGCCACCCTCCCGGCCCTGATCGGGGCCGCCGCCATGGGCCTGCTCACCGTGCTCAGTGTGGAACTGCTCACCCGCAGTGGGCGCGTCAAGGTCGATGCTGCCATCGGCGTGGTGTTTCCACTGCTGTTTTCGGTCGGCGTCATTCTGGTGTCGCTGTTTTTTCGCAACGTTCACCTCGACTTAGATGCCGTGCTCTACGGCGAGATCGCCTACGCCCCCCTGAACACCGTGATCTTCCTGGGCCGCGAGCTGCCCGAGTCGCTGCTGCTGATGGGCACGCTGGCGCTGCTCAACGCCCTGTTTGTCGGCCTGCTGTACAAGGAGCTGAAGATCAGCACCTTCGACGCTGGCCTGGCCGCCACGCTGGGCTTTGTTCCCGGCGCCTTGCACTACGCCCTGATGACGCTCCTGTCATTCACCACGGTCGGTGCCTTCCAGTCGGTGGGCGCCATCCTGATCGTGGCCTTCGTGATCATCCCGCCCGCCTGCGCCTTCCTGCTGACGCGCAAACTCGGCCGGATGCTGGGGGTCGCGGTCCTGATCGGCGTGCTCTCGAGCGCGCTGGGCTACGCCCTGGCCCTGTGGCTCGATACCTCGATCGCCGGCATGATCGCCAGTGTTCTGGGCGCCGTATTTGCGCTGTGCCTGCTGTTCTCCCCCGATCAGGGCGTGCTGACGACCCTGATCCGCCGGGCCCGGCAGCGCGAGGCGTTCACGGCGAGATTGCTGCTCACGGCCCTGCACGGCTACGCGACTCCTCCCACGGTGTCGGAGATCGCCCGCCGGCTCGACTGGGATGAGGTCAGGACCCGCCGCGCGCTCGGGTACGCCCGCCGGGCCGGGTGGGTGAAGATGGAGGGAGAGCAGGTCGAACGCCTGGAGTCGGCTCCGGCTCCCGGCCTCTGA
- a CDS encoding metal ABC transporter ATP-binding protein — MTVVPPLSVRDLTVAYHEQPVLWDVDVSFPAARLCAVVGPNGAGKSTLLKASLGLIPVASGTVRFFGRPLREVRRRVAYVPQRTSVDWDFPTDALDVVTMGLYGRLGWFRRPGRVEREAAMYALERVRMADFAGRQISQLSGGQQQRVFLARALAQNADVYLMDEPFAGVDATTERAILDVMESLQREGRTVIVVHHDLETVRDYFNHLTLLNVEVVASGPLSEVFSPANLQSAYGAKTKFLREVT, encoded by the coding sequence GTGACCGTGGTGCCGCCCCTGAGCGTGCGCGACCTGACCGTCGCATACCACGAGCAGCCCGTCTTGTGGGACGTGGATGTGTCCTTCCCCGCCGCGCGGCTGTGCGCAGTCGTCGGGCCGAACGGAGCGGGCAAGAGCACCCTGCTCAAGGCCTCGCTGGGCCTGATCCCGGTCGCCTCGGGCACCGTGCGGTTTTTCGGGCGCCCACTGCGCGAGGTGCGCCGCCGCGTGGCCTACGTGCCGCAGCGCACGAGTGTGGACTGGGACTTTCCCACCGACGCGCTGGACGTGGTGACGATGGGCCTGTACGGCCGGCTGGGCTGGTTCAGGCGCCCCGGGCGGGTCGAGCGGGAAGCAGCAATGTACGCCTTGGAGCGCGTCCGCATGGCCGACTTCGCCGGGCGACAGATCTCGCAGCTGTCCGGCGGGCAGCAGCAGCGGGTCTTCCTGGCGCGGGCGCTCGCCCAGAACGCCGACGTCTACCTGATGGATGAGCCCTTTGCCGGCGTGGACGCCACGACCGAGCGCGCCATCCTTGACGTGATGGAAAGCCTGCAGCGGGAGGGCCGGACCGTGATCGTCGTCCACCATGACCTGGAAACGGTCCGGGACTACTTCAACCACCTCACCCTCCTGAATGTGGAGGTCGTGGCGAGTGGCCCCCTGAGCGAGGTGTTCAGCCCGGCGAATCTCCAGTCCGCCTACGGCGCGAAAACCAAGTTTCTGCGGGAGGTCACGTGA
- a CDS encoding ATP-binding protein, with protein MSNPPAAPFLAPPSLVERLQAVTESLAAAHTAQEVFQVILTPALQALEAVAGAVLLVDRAGGRLILAATQGHTEDAQTLWQDGPLDGNVPAGDALRRHEPLFFEQEGELVRAYPELEARVGGVAPVASAVLPMFLDDQPLGTIILDFKEPHHFTPDEARFLRTLAAQCAIALGRVQLLADLQRQVDERTQQLQTDASAQEAFVTFTEAVGTTTGVLSLTQQAIDVLRTRFRDGTIVYYTHEDGLWKARAWSEDVHGALLESLTAGLPGRTPLIHRALEARTAVFTDAWDHEREEVEHTADYGVAAAYPLIVSGEVDHLLLFGLKDRQRWSVRDRALVRAVGRGLNLALERAEQAASQARQTAELDARTRALESFADLTRDLSVEVDPYVLVQRAQAVVLSLLPEGYALYFEPEGDLWVLRAQTGELRSAALQATADAGLPYEQANNLLIPYHSRAPYYQDQYNRDTDRLDEMVAHLGASATLPVLVNGQPQGVFAVVLFGGVRHWTRPDQAALESVVRSLGLALERARSVADLEARTREVAAWRERYEVAVRGSGAVLYDWDPVTDAILYGGAVEEITGYPPEELDGNLGDWTERLIHPDDRETFSQEIARVIASGDEAHVSFRLLHKDGRVREVEDGRVREVEDEGYFKRGAQGEVTRMVGFVRDVTDRRQAERQLRQANAELRRSNAELEQFAYVASHDLQAPIRAVTSFAGVIDKRYGEQLDERGRLYLRQIVESGEHMKRLVDDLLAFSRVHTQARDLLPVDAEAVFDAVARRLVPDSPEGARITRDALPVVLADAQQLDQLLQNLISNGLKYHREGVPPQVHVRAERVGELWRFAVSDNGIGIEPQYFERIFVIFQRLHGREAFEGTGIGLAVCKKIVERHGGHLWLESALGQGSTFFFTLPEG; from the coding sequence GTGTCCAACCCGCCTGCCGCGCCTTTCCTGGCGCCCCCCTCGCTTGTAGAACGCCTGCAAGCGGTCACCGAATCCCTGGCCGCTGCCCACACCGCGCAGGAGGTCTTCCAGGTCATCCTCACCCCGGCGCTGCAAGCCCTAGAGGCGGTCGCAGGTGCGGTGCTCCTTGTGGACAGGGCGGGAGGGCGGCTGATCCTCGCGGCCACCCAGGGCCACACGGAGGACGCCCAGACGCTCTGGCAGGACGGGCCGCTGGACGGAAATGTGCCGGCTGGAGACGCGTTGCGCCGGCATGAACCCCTGTTCTTCGAGCAGGAGGGCGAGCTGGTGCGGGCCTACCCGGAGCTGGAGGCCCGCGTGGGCGGCGTGGCCCCCGTCGCCAGCGCCGTGCTGCCGATGTTTCTCGACGACCAGCCGCTGGGCACGATCATCCTCGATTTCAAGGAGCCGCACCACTTCACCCCAGACGAGGCACGCTTCCTGCGGACCCTGGCGGCCCAGTGCGCGATCGCCCTGGGGCGCGTGCAGCTCCTGGCCGACTTGCAGCGGCAGGTCGACGAACGCACCCAGCAGCTTCAGACCGACGCCAGCGCCCAGGAAGCCTTCGTGACCTTCACCGAGGCGGTTGGCACCACCACCGGCGTGCTTTCACTGACCCAGCAGGCGATCGACGTTTTGCGGACCCGCTTCCGGGACGGCACCATCGTGTATTACACCCACGAGGACGGGCTCTGGAAGGCCCGGGCCTGGAGCGAGGACGTGCACGGTGCCCTCCTCGAGAGCCTCACGGCGGGGCTGCCCGGCCGCACGCCGCTGATCCACCGGGCGCTGGAAGCGCGCACGGCGGTCTTCACCGACGCCTGGGACCACGAACGGGAGGAGGTCGAGCACACGGCGGACTACGGCGTGGCCGCTGCCTACCCGCTGATCGTGAGCGGCGAGGTGGACCACCTGCTGCTTTTCGGCCTCAAGGACAGGCAGCGCTGGAGCGTGCGCGACCGGGCGCTGGTGCGGGCGGTGGGGCGCGGCCTGAACCTCGCGCTCGAGCGGGCCGAGCAGGCCGCGAGCCAGGCGCGGCAGACCGCGGAACTCGATGCCCGTACCCGCGCGCTGGAGAGCTTCGCGGACCTCACCCGTGACCTGAGCGTGGAGGTGGACCCCTACGTCCTCGTGCAGCGCGCGCAGGCGGTGGTGCTGTCGCTGCTGCCCGAGGGCTACGCCCTGTATTTCGAGCCTGAGGGGGACCTGTGGGTGCTGCGCGCCCAGACGGGTGAGCTGCGCAGCGCGGCGCTCCAGGCCACCGCTGACGCGGGGCTGCCCTACGAACAGGCGAATAACCTGCTGATTCCCTACCACAGCCGCGCGCCCTACTACCAGGATCAGTACAACCGCGACACCGACCGCCTTGACGAAATGGTGGCCCACCTCGGCGCCTCAGCCACCCTGCCGGTGCTCGTGAACGGGCAGCCGCAGGGCGTCTTCGCGGTGGTGCTGTTCGGGGGCGTGCGGCACTGGACCCGCCCGGATCAGGCGGCCCTGGAGTCAGTGGTGCGCAGCCTGGGGCTGGCGCTCGAGCGGGCGCGCAGCGTGGCTGACCTCGAGGCCCGGACCCGCGAGGTGGCCGCGTGGCGCGAGCGCTACGAGGTGGCCGTGCGCGGCTCCGGCGCCGTGCTGTACGACTGGGACCCGGTGACGGACGCCATCTTGTACGGCGGCGCCGTCGAGGAAATTACCGGCTACCCCCCCGAAGAACTGGACGGCAACCTGGGCGACTGGACGGAGCGGTTGATCCACCCGGACGACCGCGAGACGTTCAGCCAGGAGATCGCGCGGGTGATTGCCTCCGGAGACGAGGCCCACGTCTCGTTCCGGCTCCTGCACAAGGACGGGCGGGTCCGTGAGGTGGAGGACGGGCGGGTCCGTGAGGTGGAGGACGAGGGGTACTTCAAGCGCGGGGCCCAGGGTGAGGTCACACGCATGGTGGGCTTCGTCCGGGACGTGACCGACCGCCGCCAGGCCGAGAGGCAGCTGCGGCAGGCCAACGCAGAGTTGCGGCGCAGCAACGCCGAACTCGAACAGTTCGCCTACGTCGCCTCGCACGACCTGCAAGCCCCGATCCGGGCGGTGACGAGTTTCGCCGGGGTGATCGACAAGCGCTACGGCGAGCAGCTCGACGAGCGTGGGCGGCTGTACCTGCGGCAGATCGTGGAAAGCGGTGAGCACATGAAGCGGCTGGTCGACGACCTGCTGGCCTTCTCACGGGTGCACACTCAGGCGCGCGACCTGTTGCCCGTCGACGCGGAGGCAGTGTTCGATGCTGTGGCCAGGCGGCTTGTCCCCGATTCGCCTGAAGGAGCCCGGATCACCCGCGACGCCCTGCCGGTGGTGCTCGCGGACGCCCAGCAACTCGATCAGCTGCTGCAAAACCTGATCTCGAACGGGCTGAAGTACCACCGCGAAGGGGTGCCCCCACAGGTTCATGTTCGGGCCGAGCGCGTGGGGGAGCTGTGGCGCTTCGCCGTCTCGGACAACGGCATCGGCATCGAGCCCCAGTACTTCGAGCGAATCTTCGTGATCTTCCAGCGCCTGCACGGACGAGAAGCCTTCGAGGGCACAGGGATCGGCCTCGCGGTATGCAAGAAGATCGTCGAGCGCCACGGCGGGCACCTGTGGCTGGAAAGCGCCCTGGGTCAGGGCTCCACCTTCTTCTTCACCCTGCCAGAAGGGTGA
- a CDS encoding ParA family protein produces MITATVFNHAGGAGKTSVTRDVGFEFSRRGLRVLLVDLDPQANLSSWLGVRQVDLAQTVFQVAVDGAALPPPVRVFGMDLIPSQVDLALAEAQMLGQPGAHFALLQALEPVQDRYDVVLVDSPPSIGQLAILGAGAADKLLVPIPTRAKGLDAMPGLQKATGLYRRLRRDLAVALYIPTLYDARRSHDREVLALLRENLSPICEPLPQREAVWLDSNSAGEPVGVYAPGSPVHHDVQRLSADVARALGLEWKA; encoded by the coding sequence GTGATTACAGCGACTGTCTTCAACCATGCTGGGGGAGCGGGCAAAACCAGCGTGACGCGCGATGTGGGCTTCGAGTTCTCTCGTCGCGGCCTGCGGGTCCTGCTTGTGGACCTCGATCCCCAGGCCAACCTCAGCTCCTGGCTCGGCGTGCGGCAGGTGGACCTGGCACAGACGGTCTTTCAGGTGGCGGTCGACGGCGCGGCGCTCCCGCCGCCCGTCCGGGTCTTCGGGATGGACCTGATTCCCTCCCAGGTGGATCTCGCGTTGGCGGAGGCGCAGATGCTGGGTCAGCCAGGGGCGCACTTCGCGCTGCTTCAGGCCCTGGAACCTGTGCAGGACCGCTATGACGTGGTGCTGGTCGACAGCCCGCCCAGCATCGGGCAGCTCGCCATCCTCGGGGCGGGCGCCGCCGACAAACTGCTGGTGCCTATTCCCACGCGCGCCAAGGGACTCGACGCCATGCCGGGACTGCAGAAGGCAACCGGCCTTTACAGGCGGCTGCGGCGCGATTTGGCGGTCGCGCTGTACATTCCCACGCTCTACGACGCCCGGCGCAGCCATGACCGCGAGGTGCTCGCCCTGCTGCGCGAGAACCTCAGCCCCATCTGCGAGCCGCTTCCCCAGCGTGAGGCGGTCTGGCTCGACAGCAACTCGGCCGGGGAACCGGTGGGGGTCTACGCGCCGGGCAGCCCGGTCCACCACGATGTCCAGCGCCTCAGCGCTGATGTGGCCCGCGCCCTGGGGCTGGAGTGGAAGGCATGA
- a CDS encoding MOSC domain-containing protein, with amino-acid sequence MTDAALTLSALYIYPIKSAGGYVVTQTQIEPRGPRWDRRFALIGPGGRPVTQRDVPGMRLIRVQPQEGGWEVEAPGHPSLFLPERPASLSTERRHVQVWGDATEGCAVGPEFDAWFSAVLGRPVQLMQMPEDTERWQTGKPHRSRLSYVDGNPFHLITEASVAHLSAASGRALTAAEFRPNLVLSGVFPPYAEDFWRRIRVGEVEFDVVESCGRCAVINVTAQGEAGAEPLRTLARTRRQPHGLPFGQHLVQAALPNERRGTLRVGDRVEVLGRADAPNPVYP; translated from the coding sequence ATGACAGACGCCGCCCTGACCCTGAGCGCGCTCTACATCTACCCCATCAAGTCGGCGGGAGGCTACGTTGTGACGCAGACCCAGATCGAGCCGCGCGGGCCACGGTGGGACCGGCGCTTCGCCCTGATCGGCCCCGGAGGCCGCCCGGTCACCCAGCGCGACGTGCCGGGGATGCGCCTGATCCGCGTGCAGCCGCAAGAAGGCGGCTGGGAGGTGGAGGCGCCGGGGCACCCCTCTCTTTTTCTGCCTGAGCGTCCAGCCTCCCTGTCGACCGAGCGACGTCACGTTCAAGTCTGGGGCGACGCCACCGAAGGCTGCGCGGTCGGCCCCGAGTTCGACGCCTGGTTCAGCGCCGTGCTGGGCCGCCCGGTGCAGCTCATGCAGATGCCTGAGGACACCGAGCGCTGGCAGACGGGCAAGCCCCACCGCTCGCGCCTGAGCTATGTGGACGGCAATCCCTTTCACCTGATCACCGAAGCCTCGGTCGCGCACCTGAGTGCCGCGAGCGGCAGGGCACTGACCGCTGCCGAATTTCGCCCGAACCTCGTGCTGAGCGGGGTGTTTCCCCCCTACGCCGAAGACTTCTGGCGCCGCATCCGGGTGGGCGAGGTCGAGTTCGACGTGGTCGAGAGCTGCGGGCGCTGCGCGGTGATCAACGTGACGGCGCAGGGCGAGGCGGGCGCTGAGCCGCTGCGGACCCTCGCCCGCACGCGCCGTCAGCCGCACGGTCTGCCTTTTGGGCAGCACCTCGTACAGGCTGCGCTTCCGAACGAGCGGCGCGGCACGCTGCGGGTAGGCGACCGGGTGGAAGTGCTCGGCCGCGCCGACGCTCCGAATCCGGTCTATCCATAG
- a CDS encoding roadblock/LC7 domain-containing protein, with translation MTATLSKQDRLNATLTSLRSAMPELRGALIATVDGLPIAQAMGDGTDANRVAAMAATALGLGKRINDTLGSGTLSDMSVSGLNGQVYIYAAGSKGVLAVVTPPGVNLGLLHMEARDTAENVANIL, from the coding sequence ATGACTGCGACCCTGAGCAAGCAAGACCGCCTCAACGCCACCCTCACCTCCCTGCGCAGCGCCATGCCCGAACTGCGCGGCGCACTGATCGCCACCGTGGACGGTCTGCCGATCGCCCAGGCGATGGGAGACGGCACCGACGCCAACCGCGTCGCCGCGATGGCCGCCACCGCGCTGGGCCTGGGCAAGCGCATCAACGACACCCTCGGCTCAGGCACCCTCAGTGACATGAGTGTCAGCGGCCTCAACGGGCAGGTCTACATCTACGCCGCCGGCAGCAAGGGCGTGCTGGCCGTCGTGACCCCTCCCGGCGTGAACCTGGGCCTGCTGCACATGGAAGCCCGCGACACCGCCGAGAACGTCGCCAACATTCTCTGA
- a CDS encoding SDR family NAD(P)-dependent oxidoreductase: MSEQLAQGQRLAGKVALVSGGAQGLGEAMVRAMVAQGARVVIADILDEQGQALARELGDAAAFVHLDVTNRDDWARAVAFTTDTYGKLNVLVNNAGIANFGVIGEYTHEQWDRMIAINLTGVFNGIHAAVGELKAAAPSSIINLSSTAGLQGYSALPGYSTECAA; this comes from the coding sequence ATGTCGGAGCAGTTGGCCCAAGGGCAGCGTTTGGCGGGCAAGGTGGCCCTCGTTTCCGGCGGTGCGCAGGGCCTGGGAGAAGCGATGGTCCGGGCCATGGTGGCGCAGGGGGCCAGGGTGGTGATCGCGGACATCCTCGACGAGCAGGGGCAGGCACTCGCCCGGGAACTCGGAGACGCGGCCGCGTTCGTGCACCTCGACGTCACCAACCGCGACGACTGGGCGCGGGCAGTGGCCTTCACGACCGACACGTACGGCAAGCTCAACGTTCTGGTGAACAACGCCGGCATCGCCAACTTCGGGGTGATCGGCGAGTATACCCACGAGCAGTGGGACCGGATGATCGCCATCAACCTGACAGGGGTCTTCAACGGTATTCACGCGGCGGTCGGCGAGCTCAAGGCGGCGGCCCCGAGTTCGATCATCAACCTCTCGAGCACGGCCGGCCTCCAGGGCTACTCGGCCCTCCCGGGTTATAGTACGGAGTGCGCGGCCTGA
- a CDS encoding ParB/RepB/Spo0J family partition protein produces MSRRKSPVMREGLADLLGASADLARAPTSERTLPVEALRPGAGQPRRSFDQQTLTELAESIRTRGVLQPLLVRPVSGGHEIVAGERRWRAAQLAGLSEVPVMIRELSDQEARQIALIENLQREDLNMLDEVDAKLELVASTLGLPAGQARSRLMQLLREPPNEDHVALEELFASLGESWSNFAKTKLRVLNWPPTILDAIRAGLPYTLGGVIASAPVEAQARLLELARQGASRHELRTELRRLQAAQAQERPRLQQVGRVLSNRQWAASLSAQEQRELEKWLSRMPSALQRALG; encoded by the coding sequence ATGAGCCGGCGCAAGAGCCCGGTGATGCGCGAGGGACTCGCTGACCTGCTCGGGGCGTCTGCCGACCTCGCCCGGGCCCCGACTTCAGAGCGCACTCTTCCCGTGGAGGCCCTGCGGCCTGGGGCCGGCCAGCCCCGCCGGTCCTTCGATCAGCAGACGTTGACTGAACTCGCCGAGAGCATCCGGACGCGGGGGGTCTTACAACCTCTGCTGGTCCGGCCCGTTTCTGGCGGGCATGAGATCGTGGCGGGCGAGAGAAGATGGCGGGCCGCGCAACTCGCCGGGTTGAGCGAAGTGCCCGTGATGATCCGTGAACTCTCGGATCAGGAAGCCCGGCAGATCGCCCTGATCGAGAACCTGCAACGCGAGGACCTGAACATGCTCGATGAGGTCGACGCGAAGCTTGAACTTGTCGCCAGCACGCTGGGCCTCCCGGCCGGGCAGGCCCGTTCGCGCCTGATGCAGCTGCTGCGCGAGCCGCCCAACGAGGACCACGTGGCCCTCGAGGAGCTGTTTGCGTCGCTGGGGGAGAGCTGGTCGAACTTCGCCAAGACGAAGCTCCGTGTTCTGAACTGGCCGCCAACCATTCTGGACGCGATTCGTGCCGGCTTGCCCTATACCCTCGGTGGCGTGATCGCCTCGGCGCCGGTTGAGGCCCAGGCCCGACTGCTTGAGCTTGCCCGCCAGGGCGCGAGCCGGCACGAACTCAGGACCGAGCTTCGGCGCCTGCAAGCGGCCCAGGCCCAGGAGCGGCCACGCCTCCAGCAGGTAGGCCGGGTGCTGAGCAACCGTCAATGGGCGGCGTCCCTGAGTGCCCAGGAACAGAGGGAACTCGAGAAGTGGCTGTCCCGGATGCCGAGCGCGCTGCAAAGGGCCCTGGGCTGA